CACACAACATTTCATAGCTCTTCAGAAGATCAGTTTCATCAGTTTCATCCAATATCTTAAATTCATCTTGCTCAAGTTTCTGATCTCTTTCTTGTACAAGATCACTCTTGGCTTGGTCACGATCCTCTGACTTGACTTCCAAGCTTTCCTCTTGTTCTTTTAGTGAAACAGATTCTTGAAttgtctcctcctcctcctcaccaCTAACATCCTTCTCTGTCTGTTGAATGGGGTTGTGGGTCACGGGGTCTAAACCAAGAACCTTCAATTTCTTCTTAATTCGAGTGTTCCAATGGTTCTTGATTTCATTGTCTGTGCGGCCCGGAAAATGTGAAGCAATCTTAGACCACCTACACAAAATTAAGTGTTCCCAAACGTCTTagtaattaaacaagaaaataataaaaaaaaatccatcaacaaGTAACTGtcgtaataattaattaatgacccTGCATTAAAGTTTCTTGAAAGTAATCTTGAGGGAAAGCGAAAAACAAGAAAGCATTAATATTATACCTGTTGCCAAGACGTGAATGAAGCTGGATAATCTGATTGTCTTCCATTTTTGTAAAACCACCTCTCTTTAGATCCGGTCGCAGATAATTAATCCATCTTAGTCTACAGCTTTTTCCACATCTTAGCAAACCTTCAACAACCATGCCACCAAAATGCTACCATTTTAGTTAAAGCTATGATGAAGTTGGTAAATGCATCAGCGCTATGCTTGaaacgaagaaaagaaaaggaaagagatgcACACCTGCAAGCTTAGGAACCATTCGCCAGCATTGAATACCATTGTTGAGGATAAAGTTCGTGAGCTTATGATCTTCCTCAATTGTCCATGGACCTCTTTTTAATCCAACCTTATCGCAGCAAGGTTGCCTTCCCATTTTTGCCAACCTGAAGTGATGATCAAAGCTAAGCTAAGCTAGGAAGCTAGTCTTGACGCTTGAGAAATAACTCGAGAGCTAAAAAGTGAAAGGGACACCACCCTTTATAAATAGAAACTTATAATCCAAGAAAAGATGCTGCCAGTTCATTcagacataaaaaaaagaaggatgtTGTTTGAGGGGGAGAGAAATGATTGAATGGAAAAGCATATAGGAGTTGAGAGCTCTTAAAAAGAATGGAGGGTGTGTATAATTATAAAATGGCCACCAGCGCCACCCTTATAGGAGACAATGGAAAGGGTCTTGATGAGCATGAAAAACTGTACAGGAAA
This genomic interval from Populus alba chromosome 1, ASM523922v2, whole genome shotgun sequence contains the following:
- the LOC118062743 gene encoding LOW QUALITY PROTEIN: myb-related protein 315 (The sequence of the model RefSeq protein was modified relative to this genomic sequence to represent the inferred CDS: deleted 1 base in 1 codon), whose product is MGRQPCCDKVGLKRGPWTIEEDHKLTNFILNNGIQCWRMVPKLAGLLRCGKSCRLRWINYLRPDLKRGGFTKMEDNQIIQLHSRLGNRWSKIASHFPGRTDNEIKNHWNTRIKKKLKVLGLDPVTHNPIQQTEKDVSGEEEEETIQESVSLKEQEESLEVKSEDRDQAKSDLVQERDQKLEQDEFKILDETDETDLLKSYEMLCGSLDVGSWINQETNTSTSYSSQESNNLSAGEFHSIQEHSVSQWIESVDSFLSWDSFTHLDEDLFFLENSQCNYMKHSVPKRL